In a genomic window of Curtobacterium flaccumfaciens pv. betae:
- a CDS encoding YqjF family protein — translation MTDTRPTQSAPGLQAVAPGLPGRPWISQDWLDVVFVHWRVDVSAVAPLLPAGTRPDTMALDGTDDGVTTWVGLIAFRFEDTRFPPFSTGSIGDFVELNVRVYTVDEQGQRGVVFLSLDAGKLLPTIGARVATGLPYRWAVAESRSGDGRVGYAMRRHGTHLRSMLDVRVGEVLDEPGPLETFLTARWGMHVHRAGRTRFWPNEHESWPLHRASVVSLRDDLVGAAGLPFGLTELEPDSVLYSPGVTTRFGRGR, via the coding sequence GTGACCGACACCCGACCCACCCAGAGCGCCCCGGGCCTCCAGGCCGTCGCCCCCGGCCTGCCGGGCCGCCCCTGGATCTCGCAGGACTGGCTCGACGTCGTCTTCGTGCACTGGCGCGTCGACGTGTCGGCGGTGGCCCCGCTGCTGCCGGCCGGCACGCGGCCCGACACGATGGCGCTCGACGGCACCGACGACGGGGTGACCACCTGGGTGGGCCTCATCGCGTTCCGGTTCGAGGACACCCGGTTCCCGCCGTTCTCGACCGGGAGCATCGGCGACTTCGTCGAGCTGAACGTCCGCGTCTACACGGTCGACGAACAGGGGCAGCGCGGGGTGGTGTTCCTGTCGCTCGACGCCGGCAAGCTCCTGCCGACCATCGGCGCACGCGTCGCGACCGGACTGCCGTACCGGTGGGCGGTCGCGGAGTCGCGCAGCGGTGACGGCCGCGTGGGGTACGCGATGCGGCGGCACGGCACCCACCTGCGGTCGATGCTCGACGTCCGTGTGGGCGAGGTGCTCGACGAGCCGGGGCCCCTCGAGACGTTCCTGACGGCGCGGTGGGGCATGCACGTGCACCGGGCCGGACGGACGCGGTTCTGGCCGAACGAGCACGAGTCGTGGCCGTTGCACCGGGCATCGGTGGTGTCGCTGCGGGACGACCTGGTCGGGGCGGCCGGGCTGCCCTTCGGGCTGACCGAGCTCGAGCCGGACTCGGTGCTCTACTCGCCGGGGGTCACGACGCGGTTCGGTCGGGGGCGCTGA
- a CDS encoding nitroreductase family protein, which produces MELFEAIRRRRTTNGPFLPDPVSDEHQRLLMELAGRAPSQLNSQPWRFVLIEERQTIDRVAEISGSSMTRTMAEGTFFERYKPYFRFSKAEMDQRRDGMLFDKLPGPLRPFTKQVFTKRGQLLMNTLRVPQTLGEENRKLVAGSPLLLGVMLDRHEYRKEELSGFYSVFSMGAAMENIWLATTELGLGIQFVSFPMETPGAWEEIEGLLRVPESLELMAVYRIGYLPPERRRPAIDWTSSERKRPSQYVFRGTCETPQQGWDDAPVAAHIEPEATTS; this is translated from the coding sequence GTGGAGCTGTTCGAGGCCATCCGACGACGACGCACGACGAACGGGCCGTTCCTGCCCGATCCGGTGTCGGACGAGCACCAGCGGCTGCTCATGGAGCTCGCCGGCCGGGCGCCGTCGCAGCTCAACAGCCAGCCGTGGCGCTTCGTGCTGATCGAGGAACGCCAGACGATCGACCGCGTCGCCGAGATCAGCGGCAGCTCGATGACCCGCACCATGGCCGAGGGCACGTTCTTCGAGCGGTACAAGCCGTACTTCCGGTTCTCCAAGGCCGAGATGGACCAGCGACGCGACGGCATGCTGTTCGACAAGCTCCCCGGGCCGCTGCGGCCGTTCACGAAGCAGGTGTTCACGAAGCGCGGGCAGCTGCTCATGAACACGCTCCGGGTGCCGCAGACCCTGGGTGAGGAGAACCGGAAGCTCGTCGCCGGGTCACCGCTGCTGCTCGGCGTGATGCTCGACCGCCACGAGTACCGGAAGGAGGAGCTCTCCGGCTTCTACTCCGTGTTCAGCATGGGCGCGGCGATGGAGAACATCTGGCTCGCGACGACCGAGCTCGGTCTGGGGATCCAGTTCGTGTCCTTCCCGATGGAGACCCCCGGCGCGTGGGAGGAGATCGAGGGACTGCTCCGCGTGCCCGAGTCGCTCGAGCTGATGGCCGTCTACCGGATCGGGTACCTGCCCCCGGAACGACGACGGCCGGCCATCGACTGGACGTCGAGCGAGCGGAAGCGTCCCTCGCAGTACGTGTTCCGCGGCACCTGCGAAACCCCGCAGCAGGGGTGGGACGACGCACCCGTCGCAGCCCACATCGAACCGGAGGCGACCACATCGTGA
- a CDS encoding Lrp/AsnC family transcriptional regulator — protein sequence MDTLDHRILDQLRDNARAGYGDIGSVVGLSASAVKRRVDRLVGDGVIQGFTIKVDPAVEDRGTEAWVELYCRGTVSPDELRALLDTVPEVIDAGTVTGSADAVVHMRSKDLSALEEALDKVRLAPQVDHTRSAIVLSKLVSRETA from the coding sequence ATGGATACGCTCGACCACCGCATCCTGGATCAGCTCCGGGACAACGCCCGCGCCGGCTACGGCGACATCGGGTCGGTGGTCGGACTCTCGGCCTCGGCCGTCAAGCGCCGCGTCGACCGGCTGGTCGGTGACGGCGTCATCCAGGGCTTCACGATCAAGGTCGACCCCGCCGTCGAGGATCGCGGCACCGAGGCCTGGGTCGAGCTCTACTGCCGCGGCACCGTCTCGCCCGACGAGCTGCGTGCCCTGCTCGACACCGTCCCCGAGGTCATCGACGCCGGCACGGTCACCGGCAGCGCCGACGCCGTCGTGCACATGCGCTCGAAGGACCTGTCCGCGCTCGAGGAGGCGCTCGACAAGGTCCGCCTCGCACCCCAGGTCGACCACACCCGCTCCGCGATCGTGCTCTCCAAGCTCGTCAGTCGAGAGACCGCGTAA
- the ddaH gene encoding dimethylargininase, translated as MSNTAPAPESVATPARVATKRTILMCKPDFYTVSYRINPWMHPEEPTDTSKAVEQWESLVAVYEQLGFDISYIDPIDGLPDMVYAANGGFVLDGIAYGAKFQYPERQPEGPAYMDWFRQAGLTVAEPEQTNEGEGDFLLIGDTIFAGTGFRSDSTSHDELAKIYGREVVTLKLINLSFYHLDTAIAVLDPEPSVDGTSNIAYLESAFDEPSLAILRERFPDAIIATEEDAAILGLNSYSDGYNVVIAARAVRFAEQLREKGYNPIGVDLSELLLGGGGVKCCTLDLHPVGTGTSVARSLGVS; from the coding sequence ATGTCGAACACCGCACCCGCCCCCGAGTCCGTCGCCACCCCGGCCCGTGTCGCCACCAAGCGCACGATCCTGATGTGCAAGCCGGACTTCTACACCGTGAGCTACCGGATCAACCCGTGGATGCACCCGGAGGAGCCGACCGACACGTCGAAGGCCGTCGAGCAGTGGGAGTCGCTCGTCGCCGTCTACGAGCAGCTCGGCTTCGACATCTCGTACATCGACCCGATCGACGGCCTGCCGGACATGGTCTACGCGGCCAACGGCGGGTTCGTCCTCGACGGCATCGCGTACGGCGCGAAGTTCCAGTACCCCGAGCGCCAGCCCGAGGGCCCCGCGTACATGGACTGGTTCCGTCAGGCCGGTCTGACCGTCGCCGAGCCGGAGCAGACCAACGAGGGCGAGGGTGACTTCCTGCTCATCGGGGACACCATCTTCGCCGGCACCGGCTTCCGGTCGGACAGCACTTCGCACGACGAGCTCGCGAAGATCTACGGCCGCGAGGTCGTCACCCTCAAGCTCATCAACCTGAGCTTCTACCACCTCGACACCGCGATCGCCGTGCTCGACCCCGAGCCCTCCGTCGACGGGACGAGCAACATCGCGTACCTGGAGAGCGCCTTCGACGAGCCGTCGCTGGCGATCCTGCGCGAGCGCTTCCCCGACGCGATCATCGCCACCGAAGAAGACGCCGCGATCCTCGGTCTGAACTCGTACTCCGACGGGTACAACGTCGTGATCGCCGCCCGGGCTGTCCGGTTCGCCGAGCAGCTGCGCGAGAAGGGCTACAACCCGATCGGCGTCGACCTGTCCGAGCTGCTGCTCGGTGGTGGCGGCGTGAAGTGCTGCACCCTCGACCTGCACCCGGTCGGCACCGGCACCTCGGTCGCGCGTTCGCTCGGGGTCAGCTGA
- the rocD gene encoding ornithine--oxo-acid transaminase, with protein sequence MSAAASLGVNTAAALAVEDRALAHNYSPLPVVIASGAGATVTDVDGKQYLDGLAAYSAVNFGHGNPRLLDAARAQLDRVTLTSRAFVNDQLGPFAAALAALTETEMVLPMNTGAEAVESAIKVSRAWGYRVKGVPAERATIIVASGNFHGRTTTIISFSDDPSAHDDFGPFTPGFRTVPYGDAAALREAMDETVVAVLLEPIQGEGGVVIPPESYLPDVRAVCDEFGALFIADEIQSGLGRTGHTLAVQRVGVRPDLITLGKALGGGIVPVSAVVGSAAVLGVLRPGEHGSTFGGNPLAAAVGAEVVAMLGEGTFQQRALDGEPLLRGLLDDLLGKGVVSHRVAGLWAGIDIDPALGTGKEISKDLADRGLLVKDTQGSTIRFAPPLVVTDDEVRFAIGTLADVLTARA encoded by the coding sequence ATGTCGGCGGCAGCGTCGCTCGGGGTCAACACCGCGGCGGCGCTCGCCGTCGAGGACCGCGCCCTCGCGCACAACTACAGCCCGCTGCCCGTCGTCATCGCGTCGGGTGCCGGAGCGACCGTCACCGACGTCGACGGCAAGCAGTACCTGGACGGCCTCGCCGCGTACTCGGCGGTGAACTTCGGCCACGGCAACCCGCGGCTGCTCGACGCCGCACGGGCGCAGCTCGACCGCGTGACGCTCACGAGCCGCGCGTTCGTGAACGACCAGCTCGGGCCGTTCGCCGCAGCACTGGCGGCGTTGACGGAGACCGAGATGGTCCTGCCGATGAACACCGGTGCCGAGGCCGTCGAGTCCGCGATCAAGGTGTCCCGCGCCTGGGGCTACCGCGTCAAGGGCGTGCCGGCCGAGCGGGCGACGATCATCGTCGCGTCCGGGAACTTCCACGGCCGCACCACCACGATCATCTCGTTCTCGGACGACCCCTCGGCCCACGATGACTTCGGGCCGTTCACGCCGGGGTTCCGCACGGTGCCGTACGGCGACGCTGCGGCCCTGCGCGAGGCGATGGACGAGACCGTCGTCGCCGTGCTGCTCGAGCCGATCCAGGGCGAGGGCGGCGTGGTCATCCCGCCGGAGTCCTACCTTCCTGACGTCCGCGCGGTCTGCGACGAGTTCGGTGCGCTGTTCATCGCCGACGAGATCCAGTCCGGCCTCGGTCGCACCGGACACACGCTCGCGGTGCAGCGCGTCGGGGTCCGCCCCGACCTCATCACGCTCGGCAAGGCACTGGGTGGCGGCATCGTGCCGGTGTCGGCGGTCGTCGGTTCGGCTGCGGTCCTCGGCGTCCTGCGCCCCGGCGAGCACGGGTCCACCTTCGGCGGCAACCCGCTCGCCGCGGCCGTCGGCGCCGAGGTCGTGGCGATGCTCGGAGAGGGCACGTTCCAGCAGCGGGCCCTCGACGGCGAACCGCTGTTGCGCGGCCTGCTCGACGACCTGCTCGGCAAGGGTGTCGTCTCGCACCGCGTGGCCGGACTCTGGGCGGGGATCGACATCGACCCCGCGCTCGGCACCGGCAAGGAGATCTCGAAGGACCTCGCCGACCGCGGGCTCCTGGTGAAGGACACCCAGGGGTCGACGATCCGCTTCGCGCCGCCCCTGGTCGTCACCGACGACGAGGTGCGCTTCGCGATCGGAACCCTGGCCGACGTCCTGACGGCGCGCGCCTGA
- a CDS encoding NAD-dependent epimerase/dehydratase family protein, with protein MTGASVLFIGGSGVISAACVREAVEQGFDVTVLNRGTTGGRPIPEGVTRLQADVSDRSALADALGDQRFDVVVNWIAFTPDQVQADVDFFAGRTRQYVFISSASAYQTPATHLPITESTPLKNPYWQYSRDKIACEELLMQAYREQDFPVTIVRPSHTYDETKLPLTGGWTAVARMRAGKPVIITGDGTSLWTLTHSRDFAVGFTGLLDRAEAIGEPFTITSDEAPTWNAIAQEIAAAAGVEDLRIVHVPADAIAAADAEWGAALLGDKANSSVFDNSKVRSLVPWYRPRTTYRQGVREVIAWYEAHPEEQVVDERLDALMDELAARWAV; from the coding sequence ATGACCGGAGCGAGCGTGTTGTTCATCGGCGGGAGCGGCGTCATCAGCGCCGCCTGCGTCCGGGAAGCCGTCGAGCAGGGGTTCGACGTCACCGTGCTCAACCGGGGGACCACCGGGGGCAGGCCGATCCCGGAGGGTGTGACGCGCCTCCAGGCCGACGTGTCGGACCGCAGCGCACTGGCGGACGCACTCGGCGACCAGCGCTTCGACGTGGTCGTGAACTGGATCGCCTTCACGCCGGACCAGGTGCAGGCCGACGTCGACTTCTTCGCCGGGCGGACGCGGCAGTACGTGTTCATCAGCTCGGCCTCGGCGTACCAGACGCCGGCGACGCACCTGCCGATCACGGAGTCGACGCCGCTGAAGAACCCGTACTGGCAGTACTCGCGCGACAAGATCGCGTGCGAGGAGCTGCTGATGCAGGCGTACCGGGAGCAGGACTTCCCGGTGACGATCGTGCGGCCGTCGCACACCTACGACGAGACGAAGCTGCCGCTGACCGGCGGCTGGACCGCGGTCGCTCGGATGCGCGCCGGCAAGCCGGTCATCATCACCGGCGACGGCACCTCGCTGTGGACCCTGACGCACAGCCGCGACTTCGCGGTCGGGTTCACGGGGCTGCTCGACCGGGCCGAGGCGATCGGTGAGCCCTTCACGATCACGAGCGACGAGGCGCCGACGTGGAACGCCATCGCGCAGGAGATCGCGGCGGCGGCCGGAGTCGAGGACCTGCGGATCGTGCACGTGCCGGCGGATGCCATCGCCGCCGCGGACGCTGAGTGGGGCGCGGCGCTGCTCGGCGACAAGGCGAACAGCTCGGTGTTCGACAACAGCAAGGTCCGGTCGCTCGTGCCGTGGTACCGGCCGCGCACCACCTACCGGCAGGGTGTGCGCGAGGTCATCGCCTGGTACGAGGCACACCCCGAGGAGCAGGTCGTCGACGAGCGGCTCGATGCCCTGATGGACGAGCTGGCGGCGCGCTGGGCCGTGTGA
- a CDS encoding aldo/keto reductase family protein — translation MEYRYLGNSGLKVSEITYGNWLTHASQVENDAAIACVKAALEVGISTFDTADVYANTGAETVLGEALKGERRQSLEIATKVFGPTGPKGHNDTGLSRKHILESIDGSLQRLQTDYVDLYQAHRYDHETPLEETMQAFADIVRQGKVLYVGVSEWTADQLRAGAALAKDLGFQLISNQPQYSALWQVIEDEVVPTSKELGISQIVWSPIAQGVLTGKYKPGQPLPEGSRATDDKGGADMIKRFMRDEVLSSVQELQPVADELNLSMAQLAVAWVLQNDNVASAIIGASRPEQVHDNAGAAGVTIPAELMSRIDDALGAVVERDPAKTNDSSPKTREA, via the coding sequence ATGGAGTACCGCTACCTCGGCAACTCGGGCCTCAAGGTCTCCGAGATCACCTACGGCAACTGGCTCACCCACGCATCCCAGGTCGAGAACGACGCGGCGATCGCCTGCGTCAAGGCCGCCCTCGAGGTCGGCATCTCGACGTTCGACACCGCCGACGTCTACGCCAACACCGGCGCGGAGACGGTCCTCGGCGAAGCGCTCAAGGGGGAGCGGCGCCAGTCCCTCGAGATCGCCACGAAGGTGTTCGGGCCGACCGGTCCGAAGGGCCACAACGACACCGGGCTGTCCCGCAAGCACATCCTCGAGTCGATCGACGGCTCGCTGCAGCGGTTGCAGACGGACTACGTCGACCTGTACCAGGCACACCGCTACGACCACGAGACCCCGCTCGAAGAGACGATGCAGGCCTTCGCGGACATCGTGCGCCAGGGCAAGGTCCTGTACGTCGGCGTCAGCGAGTGGACCGCGGACCAGCTGCGTGCGGGTGCTGCGCTCGCGAAGGACCTCGGCTTCCAGCTCATCTCGAACCAGCCGCAGTACTCGGCGCTGTGGCAGGTCATCGAGGACGAGGTCGTCCCCACCTCGAAGGAACTTGGCATCTCGCAGATCGTCTGGTCCCCGATCGCCCAGGGGGTGCTCACCGGCAAGTACAAGCCGGGTCAGCCGCTGCCCGAGGGCTCCCGCGCGACCGACGACAAGGGCGGCGCGGACATGATCAAGCGGTTCATGCGCGACGAGGTGCTGTCCTCGGTGCAGGAGCTGCAGCCGGTTGCCGACGAGCTCAACCTGTCGATGGCGCAGCTCGCCGTCGCTTGGGTCCTGCAGAACGACAACGTCGCGAGCGCGATCATCGGGGCCTCGCGTCCGGAGCAGGTGCACGACAACGCGGGCGCTGCCGGCGTCACGATCCCCGCGGAGCTCATGTCGCGGATCGACGATGCCCTGGGCGCCGTGGTCGAGCGCGACCCCGCGAAGACGAACGACAGCAGCCCGAAGACGCGCGAGGCCTAG
- a CDS encoding M23 family metallopeptidase encodes MSTSTPFSLRTRSRLIAAAVAVALTAGTLAALAPTSSASAASYPSWDEVQQAKSSTSAQQAKVSEIKSLISSLKSEAAAKQKTAQAAGEAYQAAQSKYDEATLKQKSLQSQADEAEQTAARSEAQAGQLAAQLGRASANDVTTDILTHPSDSGDLLYELGAMSKLSEQADGIYSQASQDRGTAQAQADKADTAKAALGDLADAAQSKMQQAQGAADAAQTAVDAQNDNQSRLEAQLTALTSKQRGVEADYRKGVAAEKARQARLAAAAAKAAAKAAATSQGGTGGGTANASGWVRPAGGYQTSPYGYRVDPYTHVSALHAGVDLAPACYAPIYAAHDGTVTFAGNGGGYGNEVILDNGGGISTAYGHVVDGGIMVTAGQHVTAGQQIAKIGSTGWSTGCHLHFETRVNGAAVDPVPFMAARGISV; translated from the coding sequence ATGTCGACCTCCACTCCCTTCTCCCTCCGCACCCGCAGCCGCCTGATCGCCGCCGCGGTCGCCGTCGCGCTCACGGCCGGCACGCTCGCGGCCCTTGCCCCGACGTCGTCCGCCAGCGCTGCGAGCTACCCCAGCTGGGACGAGGTGCAGCAGGCGAAGTCGTCGACCAGCGCCCAGCAGGCCAAGGTCAGCGAGATCAAGTCGCTCATCTCGTCGCTGAAGAGCGAGGCGGCTGCCAAGCAGAAGACAGCCCAGGCCGCGGGCGAGGCGTACCAGGCGGCGCAGAGCAAGTACGACGAGGCGACGCTCAAGCAGAAGTCGCTGCAGTCCCAGGCCGACGAGGCCGAGCAGACCGCAGCGCGGTCCGAAGCGCAGGCCGGTCAGCTCGCCGCGCAGCTCGGTCGGGCCAGCGCCAACGACGTGACGACCGACATCCTCACGCACCCTTCGGACTCCGGTGACCTGCTCTACGAGCTCGGTGCCATGTCCAAGCTCAGCGAGCAGGCCGACGGCATCTACTCGCAGGCCTCGCAGGACCGCGGCACCGCCCAGGCCCAGGCCGACAAGGCGGACACTGCAAAAGCAGCCCTGGGCGACCTCGCCGACGCCGCACAGTCGAAGATGCAGCAGGCACAGGGCGCCGCCGACGCCGCACAGACCGCGGTGGACGCCCAGAACGACAACCAGTCCCGGCTCGAGGCGCAGCTGACCGCGCTCACCTCGAAGCAGCGCGGCGTCGAGGCTGACTACCGCAAGGGCGTCGCCGCCGAGAAGGCCCGCCAGGCTCGCCTCGCCGCAGCCGCAGCGAAGGCAGCGGCCAAGGCGGCGGCGACCAGCCAGGGCGGCACGGGCGGCGGCACCGCGAACGCGTCCGGCTGGGTCCGACCCGCCGGCGGGTACCAGACCAGTCCCTACGGCTACCGCGTCGACCCCTACACGCACGTCAGCGCCCTGCACGCCGGCGTCGACCTGGCCCCGGCCTGCTACGCCCCGATCTACGCGGCACACGACGGCACCGTCACCTTCGCCGGCAACGGTGGCGGGTACGGCAACGAGGTCATCCTCGACAACGGCGGCGGCATCTCCACCGCGTACGGCCACGTCGTCGACGGCGGGATCATGGTCACCGCCGGCCAGCACGTCACCGCGGGACAGCAGATCGCCAAGATCGGCTCGACCGGATGGTCGACCGGGTGCCACCTCCACTTCGAGACCCGGGTCAACGGCGCTGCCGTCGACCCGGTCCCCTTCATGGCAGCGCGGGGGATCTCGGTATGA
- a CDS encoding NlpC/P60 family protein yields the protein MTTSARSFSCGIATIAVLGIGLSVVIAGPAQAAPSGPSWDDVKAAKSDAADAQQTVDELSDRLGTLQDAADQAGVAEQQAGQAYALAASQQQEAEDTLADLSAQSKHAKDRADDSAGQVAGLVVELSRTGGGDLSTTMLMDSSDSKDLLYRVGTMSHLSERSATVLAEARADQKTVESLAAQQSAAEKALSKATEATKTTFATANDAAAGAQARVQKEQDQQAEVLRQLAYLKGTSVATETAYWSAQQAKAAAAAIAKQTGDAGTGNATGGGTSGSDTGNTGNTGGTGSTGGGTSTPAVPSTPSKPSTPSNPGTPAKPSTPSKPSTPSTPSKPAPAPAPAPAPAPAPAPAPAPSSPSKAAGAISYARGQLGEAYVLGGAGPTTWDCSGLVMMAYSSQGIATGGHNVVWQYNYFKSIGRLVPLSQRQPGDILFYSSNGTASGAYHDSIVTSYGTMVEAARPGVGVVERAIWLPNQLMPYVARPSGSL from the coding sequence ATGACCACCTCCGCTCGCTCGTTCTCCTGCGGGATCGCGACCATCGCCGTGCTCGGCATCGGCCTGTCGGTCGTCATCGCCGGACCGGCCCAGGCCGCGCCCTCGGGTCCGTCCTGGGACGACGTCAAGGCCGCCAAGTCCGACGCGGCCGACGCCCAGCAGACGGTCGACGAGCTGAGCGACCGGCTCGGCACGCTGCAGGACGCCGCCGACCAGGCCGGTGTCGCCGAGCAGCAGGCCGGACAGGCGTACGCCCTGGCGGCGTCGCAGCAGCAGGAGGCCGAGGACACCCTCGCCGACCTGTCCGCGCAGTCGAAGCATGCGAAGGACCGGGCGGACGACTCGGCCGGCCAGGTCGCCGGGCTCGTGGTCGAGCTGTCCCGCACGGGCGGCGGTGACCTGTCGACGACGATGCTCATGGACTCGTCGGACTCGAAGGACCTGCTCTACCGCGTCGGCACGATGTCGCACCTGTCCGAGCGCTCCGCGACCGTCCTGGCCGAGGCACGCGCCGACCAGAAGACCGTCGAGTCCCTGGCGGCCCAGCAGTCCGCCGCCGAGAAGGCCCTGAGCAAGGCGACCGAGGCGACGAAGACCACCTTCGCGACGGCCAACGACGCGGCCGCAGGCGCCCAGGCGCGGGTGCAGAAGGAACAGGACCAGCAGGCCGAGGTCCTGCGCCAGCTCGCGTACCTGAAGGGCACGAGCGTCGCGACGGAGACCGCGTACTGGAGCGCGCAGCAGGCGAAGGCCGCCGCGGCCGCCATCGCCAAGCAGACGGGCGACGCCGGTACCGGGAACGCCACCGGCGGGGGCACGAGCGGCAGCGACACCGGCAACACCGGCAACACGGGCGGCACCGGCAGCACCGGTGGCGGGACCTCCACTCCGGCCGTCCCGAGCACGCCGTCCAAGCCGAGCACCCCGTCGAACCCCGGTACCCCCGCGAAGCCGAGCACCCCGAGCAAGCCGAGCACTCCCAGCACGCCGAGCAAGCCGGCACCCGCCCCTGCTCCCGCCCCGGCCCCTGCTCCGGCACCCGCCCCCGCACCGGCCCCGAGCAGCCCCTCGAAGGCCGCCGGCGCGATCTCCTACGCCCGAGGGCAGCTCGGCGAGGCGTACGTCCTCGGCGGCGCCGGCCCGACCACCTGGGACTGCTCCGGCCTCGTGATGATGGCCTACAGCTCGCAGGGCATCGCGACCGGTGGGCACAACGTCGTCTGGCAGTACAACTACTTCAAGTCGATCGGTCGCCTCGTCCCGCTGTCCCAGCGCCAGCCCGGCGACATCCTGTTCTACTCGTCGAACGGCACCGCCTCGGGGGCGTACCACGACTCGATCGTGACGAGCTACGGCACCATGGTCGAGGCGGCGCGCCCCGGCGTCGGCGTCGTCGAGCGCGCCATCTGGCTGCCGAACCAGCTCATGCCCTACGTCGCCCGCCCGAGCGGTTCCCTGTAG
- a CDS encoding inorganic diphosphatase produces MAAYDVVVEIPKGSRNKYEVDHETGRVYLDRVLFTSFVYPTDYGFFEKTLADDGDPVDALLLLEFPTFPGVGVKVRPVGVFKMSDEAGIDEKVLVVPAKDPRWAHIQDISDVPEQTKAEIAHFFERYKDLEPNKWVKAEGWGDAAEAERIVQAGQAAYVPGSH; encoded by the coding sequence ATGGCCGCGTACGACGTCGTCGTCGAGATCCCCAAGGGCAGCCGCAACAAGTACGAGGTGGACCACGAGACCGGTCGCGTCTACCTCGACCGCGTGCTGTTCACCTCGTTCGTCTACCCCACCGACTACGGGTTCTTCGAGAAGACCCTGGCCGACGACGGTGACCCCGTGGACGCGCTGCTGCTGCTCGAGTTCCCGACGTTCCCCGGCGTCGGCGTCAAGGTCCGCCCCGTCGGCGTCTTCAAGATGAGCGACGAGGCCGGCATCGACGAGAAGGTCCTCGTCGTCCCCGCCAAGGACCCGCGCTGGGCACACATCCAGGACATCTCGGACGTGCCGGAGCAGACGAAGGCCGAGATCGCGCACTTCTTCGAGCGCTACAAGGACCTCGAGCCGAACAAGTGGGTCAAGGCCGAGGGCTGGGGCGACGCCGCCGAGGCCGAGCGCATCGTGCAGGCCGGTCAGGCCGCGTACGTGCCCGGCTCGCACTGA
- the tilS gene encoding tRNA lysidine(34) synthetase TilS: MNSPRPRLDPAVAETRLAVRDLLAAAVDDGVVAAGDLVLVALSGGPDSLALAAATAFEAGKQGLRAGAVVVDHALQAGSEAVASRASRQASELGLDPVTVRRVAVGSDGGPEGAAREARHASIAEVAAATGSPLVLLGHTLDDQAETVLLGLLRGSGPDSLSGMQPLARRDGGPAYGRPLLSVRRHATRQACAAAGLAPWHDPQNDDPAYARVRVRNTLLPVLERELGAGVPEALARTADQLREDSAALDHFAEEIAEDIAEHSEAGISLSVRALGANPPALRQRLVRLAVESEFGVTLSRVQTLEVCRLVTDWSGQGPIDLPGVRATRTGDRIEFSAG, encoded by the coding sequence GTGAACTCTCCGCGTCCCCGGCTCGACCCCGCCGTCGCCGAGACCCGCCTGGCGGTCCGCGACCTGCTCGCCGCAGCCGTCGACGACGGCGTGGTCGCCGCAGGCGACCTGGTCCTCGTCGCACTGAGCGGCGGACCGGACTCCCTCGCCCTGGCGGCGGCCACCGCGTTCGAAGCGGGCAAGCAGGGTCTGCGGGCCGGGGCGGTGGTCGTCGACCACGCGCTCCAGGCGGGCTCCGAGGCGGTCGCGAGCCGCGCCTCCCGGCAGGCATCCGAGCTGGGACTCGACCCGGTGACGGTCCGCAGGGTCGCGGTCGGCTCCGACGGTGGCCCGGAAGGCGCCGCCCGGGAGGCCCGCCACGCGTCGATCGCCGAGGTCGCGGCCGCCACCGGGTCACCGCTGGTGCTGCTGGGCCACACCCTGGACGACCAGGCCGAGACGGTGCTGCTCGGCCTGCTGCGCGGCAGCGGGCCGGACAGCCTGTCCGGCATGCAGCCGCTCGCCCGACGCGACGGCGGCCCGGCGTACGGCCGGCCGCTCCTGTCGGTCCGGCGCCACGCGACCCGGCAGGCGTGCGCCGCAGCGGGGCTCGCGCCGTGGCACGACCCGCAGAACGACGACCCCGCGTACGCACGGGTGCGGGTGCGGAACACCCTGCTGCCGGTGCTCGAACGGGAGCTCGGTGCCGGGGTGCCCGAGGCCCTGGCCCGCACGGCCGACCAGCTGCGCGAGGACTCCGCGGCCCTCGACCACTTCGCCGAGGAGATCGCCGAGGACATCGCCGAGCACTCCGAGGCGGGCATCTCGCTGTCGGTGCGGGCGCTCGGGGCGAACCCGCCGGCGCTCCGGCAGCGACTCGTGCGCCTGGCGGTGGAGAGCGAGTTCGGGGTGACGCTGTCGCGCGTGCAGACGCTCGAGGTCTGCCGGCTGGTCACGGACTGGAGCGGACAGGGCCCGATCGACCTGCCGGGCGTCCGTGCCACGCGGACCGGCGACCGCATCGAGTTCAGCGCCGGTTAG